From a region of the Macrobrachium nipponense isolate FS-2020 chromosome 20, ASM1510439v2, whole genome shotgun sequence genome:
- the LOC135220036 gene encoding craniofacial development protein 2-like: MDLGPLLRTDSYDAFLLNPQDIGGRRLVEDGHRGASPEGSWPPFNTKESCQVGCLNARTMYVTGRSSLVAQEIKRYNLELAGLSETRWLGCGKVRIDVLFIYSGKEQGEHERGVAIALSKKAEKMLEHYEYIDERIVTCRLRGKYANITVIQVYASTEESGEDEKDEFYEKLTGVIQRVRRHDMLLLMGDFNAKVGRKYDGFQGTTGKFGIGARNDDGRRLLELCSASGLSITNTFQP; this comes from the coding sequence ATGGACCTTGGTCCCTTACTTCGAACTGACTCATATGATGCTTTCCTCCTAAACCCCCAAGACATTGGTGGGAGGAGGTTGGTGGAAGATGGTCACAGAGGTGCCTCACCAGAAGGGAGTTGGCCACCcttcaacacaaaagaaagttgTCAAGTTGGATGTCTAAATGCGAGAACAATGTATGTGACAGGAAGATCAAGTTTAGTGGCACAGGAAATCAAGAGATACAACTTGGAACTTGCTGGATTGAGTGAAACTAGGTGGCTTGGGTGTGGAAAAGTAAGAATAGATGTGTTGTTCATCTATTCTGGTAAAGAACAGGGAGAACATGAGAGAGGTGTAGCAATTGCTTTGAGtaagaaagctgaaaaaatgttGGAGCATTATGAATATATTGATGAGAGAATAGTCACTTGCAGGTTGCGAGGTAAATATGCAAACATCACCGTTATACAGGTGTATGCCTCTACTGAAGAGAGTGGAGAAGACGAGaaggatgaattttatgaaaagctaactggagttatacagagggttagaagacatgatatgttgttactgatgggggattttaacgcTAAAGTAGGAAGAAAGTATGATGGCTTTCAGGGAACAACTGGAAAATTTGGAATTGGAGCTAGAAATGATGATGGGAGAAGACTCCTAGAGCTATGTAGTGCATCTGGGTTATCTATAACAAACACATTTCAACCATAA